One genomic region from Thermocladium sp. ECH_B encodes:
- a CDS encoding signal recognition particle (with 7S RNA and Srp19 binds to the signal sequence of presecretory protein) codes for MKDLMDSLSRLVDRIRGTSHIDEETLREVMKELQRALLKADVDVKLVYEFTRSIEEEFKKEEPPSGVSSKDYLLYLIYNKLTSLMGGDAEPSITITKRPYVILLVGTEGSGKTTSAGKMGYWFSRKGYRVGLIETDTIRPGAHDQLRQLAEKLNLPFHVDPDSRDAVNTAIKGLEKMRQEKVDVIIIDTAGRHRNEEELMGEIKRIYESVKPDEVILVIDATMGKQAVAQAEAFNRNVPINSIFLTKMDSTSRGGGALTSVIRTGAKIKFIGNGEYLEDVELFNARKFVQRLLGMGNLDELLERMKSIEEENQVLTELSEGKFNLLTFMKQLESMTKLGPLSKLLQMLPMTMLPAPMRSLNDDQLEDAQVRMRRWLAIMRSMTREELMDPSLLDASRIRRIAIGSGTTPRDVRELIKQYELMKKMVGELKRSQHRLGKFMKQ; via the coding sequence ATGAAGGATTTAATGGACTCATTGAGTAGGCTAGTTGATAGAATACGGGGGACGAGCCACATAGATGAGGAAACTCTTCGGGAAGTAATGAAGGAATTGCAGCGGGCATTGCTTAAGGCTGATGTTGATGTGAAGCTCGTTTATGAATTCACTAGATCCATAGAGGAGGAGTTCAAGAAGGAGGAGCCCCCCTCTGGAGTGTCAAGCAAGGATTACTTGCTTTACTTGATTTATAATAAATTGACATCATTAATGGGCGGAGACGCCGAGCCCAGCATTACGATAACTAAGCGACCCTATGTTATTCTATTGGTTGGGACTGAGGGAAGCGGCAAGACAACGTCTGCAGGCAAGATGGGTTACTGGTTCTCTAGGAAGGGGTACAGGGTCGGATTAATAGAGACTGATACGATAAGGCCGGGCGCTCACGATCAATTAAGGCAATTAGCGGAGAAACTGAATTTACCTTTCCACGTGGATCCAGATTCTCGTGATGCAGTGAATACGGCTATTAAGGGGCTTGAGAAGATGAGGCAGGAGAAGGTTGACGTTATAATAATAGATACTGCGGGTAGGCACAGGAATGAAGAGGAATTAATGGGTGAAATCAAGAGGATATATGAATCCGTTAAGCCGGATGAGGTTATACTCGTGATAGATGCCACAATGGGCAAACAAGCCGTCGCTCAAGCAGAGGCCTTTAATAGGAATGTACCTATAAACTCCATTTTCCTAACTAAGATGGACAGCACATCCAGGGGAGGCGGAGCGCTCACTTCAGTCATTAGGACGGGCGCCAAGATAAAGTTCATCGGGAACGGCGAGTACTTGGAGGATGTTGAGTTATTCAATGCGAGGAAATTCGTCCAGCGCTTATTGGGCATGGGTAACCTGGATGAATTGCTGGAGCGAATGAAGTCGATAGAGGAGGAGAATCAAGTATTGACTGAGTTGAGCGAGGGCAAATTCAATTTACTTACTTTTATGAAGCAGCTGGAGTCCATGACTAAGCTAGGCCCCCTTAGTAAACTGCTTCAAATGCTGCCCATGACTATGTTGCCGGCTCCCATGAGGAGCCTAAACGACGATCAGTTGGAGGATGCACAAGTTAGAATGAGGCGTTGGCTCGCTATAATGCGGTCAATGACTAGAGAGGAATTAATGGATCCAAGTCTCCTAGATGCGTCACGGATCAGGAGAATAGCGATTGGCTCTGGAACGACGCCTCGCGACGTTAGGGAACTAATAAAGCAATATGAATTAATGAAGAAAATGGTAGGCGAGCTAAAGAGGAGCCAGCATCGCTTAGGTAAATTCATGAAGCAGTGA
- a CDS encoding recombinase RecA, with the protein MNIRSLRASQDNGNGYDYSSAPATQPTYYDSNYYSNNYYDPYASTMYSYSPYADRAPTGIQYLDTYILQGGLKKGEVYLVAGEAGMGKTIFSLQFLKTGADMGETGIYITVDEPSEDVKRGVQDALGWNLEPYEQQNKLIIHDFRTHFRLYANDDKLSIDPKNIAKILVETVRKYNAQRVVIDPIAPLLITSHQDVLWIREYMRELVFNLKKLKDVTTLITSEIPTGETTKISRFGVEEYLASGVIVMHLYEDERTHEIYRVMYIRKMRWMKVQPIKLAFDIYEPYGILIRGKLSQVLAAQYQPQYQYEQSY; encoded by the coding sequence ATGAATATAAGGAGTTTACGTGCATCGCAGGATAATGGTAATGGATATGATTATTCAAGCGCGCCAGCCACTCAGCCGACTTACTACGATAGTAATTACTATAGCAATAATTATTATGATCCGTATGCCTCCACCATGTATAGCTATAGCCCGTATGCCGATAGGGCTCCCACTGGCATTCAGTACCTAGATACTTACATTCTACAGGGCGGATTAAAGAAGGGAGAGGTATATCTAGTCGCTGGAGAGGCCGGAATGGGCAAGACCATCTTTAGCCTCCAATTCCTCAAGACGGGAGCCGATATGGGAGAAACAGGCATATATATAACGGTTGATGAGCCGAGCGAGGATGTTAAGCGAGGCGTGCAGGACGCGCTTGGGTGGAATCTAGAGCCATATGAGCAACAAAACAAGTTAATAATACATGATTTCCGAACCCACTTCAGGCTTTATGCTAATGATGATAAGCTATCCATTGACCCCAAGAACATAGCTAAAATACTTGTGGAGACGGTTAGAAAGTATAATGCCCAGAGAGTAGTGATTGACCCAATAGCTCCACTGCTCATAACCAGCCACCAAGATGTTCTATGGATAAGGGAGTACATGCGCGAATTGGTGTTTAATTTGAAGAAGTTGAAGGATGTAACCACGCTAATAACATCGGAGATACCCACGGGCGAAACCACTAAGATAAGCAGATTCGGGGTAGAGGAGTACCTGGCCAGCGGAGTGATAGTAATGCATTTATATGAGGATGAGAGAACGCATGAGATATATAGGGTCATGTATATAAGGAAGATGAGGTGGATGAAGGTTCAACCAATCAAGCTGGCGTTCGATATATATGAGCCATATGGAATACTTATAAGGGGTAAATTATCCCAAGTATTGGCGGCCCAGTATCAGCCCCAGTACCAATACGAGCAGTCCTATTGA